The Drosophila biarmipes strain raj3 chromosome 4, RU_DBia_V1.1, whole genome shotgun sequence genome includes a window with the following:
- the LOC108035982 gene encoding zinc finger protein 2 isoform X5 translates to MSSSDVETFNGKIVYNLDGSAYIIATDNANGSASGSAKSCYASISTSVKKLLKVKDRGQEENEKEHQHQYHQDQSETQEQELADVDAGPGVETLGGASYKSSPKIHSFRVVSAQDANSTCQDQIRAFKIQKPILMCFICKLSFGNVKSFSLHANSEHRLNLEELDQQLLNREYSSAIIQRNMDEKPQISFLQPLDNNAACATSDDTDKVQIAPEGSCPTLTPSPHPVLGNEDEVELENKQEAEQLRVLDQGPEQDPETDQESSSSKMAAPSAYLPLSSPKVAVKPTVKCGSLNSATAKTNNLSKVSSTSSSTSAYTSGEFSLPSTDNISINKSTNCNQGAEPPSSSSLEVEMKMGSMSASPQTNESDVPCSDLMQLQHVAAGGTYPPQVNSFHASLAALAANESNDSRVKLITEFLQQQLQQHQQQSSLFPSHCPDHPDLIGVDCKTCELLDIHQRSRSPPSSHQHLPQSLPQLHVQSQPLQIPHRSPCSNSVGLPISPSASSVTSAGNASSATSSFTIGACSEHINGRPQGVDCARCELLLNSARLNSGVQMSTRNSCKTLKCPQCNWHYKYQETLEIHMREKHPDGESACGYCLAGQQHPRLARGESYSCGYKPYRCEICNYSTTTKGNLSIHMQSDKHLNNMQELNSSQNIVAAAAAAAATSKLLLSSSSPQGSSAVTSGSVPSGASGSASSGGSNNVSGNASLGTNTQTTGTGASNSNANTGSNASSSKPKPSFRCDICSYETSVARNLRIHMTSEKHTHNMAVLQNNIKHIQAFNFLQQQQQGAAGNVQGQSSGGFMPEVALADLAYNQALMIQLLHQQQQHQQSTNSKLSPSCSPVSTPDQFCFSPKPIKIGHGAGVGMALGMPIGISQCNEGPGDLAGDPHPLTKTDKWPTAFYSCLICDCFSTNNLDDLNQHLLVDRSRQSSSASSEIMVIHNNNYICRLCNYKTNLKANFQLHSKTDKHLQKLNFINHIREGGSRNEYKMQYQQQLATNVVQVKCNCCDFHTNSIQKLSLHTQQMRHDTMRMIFQHLLYIVQQSQMHKKSLGTLEDDPQCSCPDEDQQSQSTKKLLLCQLCNFTAKNLHEMVQHIKGMRHMQIEQFICLQRRSENQEIPALNEVFRVTEWTMDNEDVTFETGFNMSTTVTNEATPDTSYAAASSAACVSAVPDVSIFSPSSPSSCATPGVKSLGHHASPGLNNFVSGTPVPTTVFKCNLCEYFVQSKTDMASHIETDHPSAESDDFISIPTNTAALQAFQTAVAAAALAAVQHRCAAINAPTQESGQADKDLVANDSDGPIAIKRERLEEEDDPMTGIEDTKEVTHQATSSSTSESPKVLETQVGVQCPLCLENHFREKIYLEAHLTNVHSVTKDGLSRLLLLVDQKAWTNESEITDVPSIAPQAPYPNTEKEEAAPSPSESPSSANAIKCTTANNSSLPVGMQGLSCQQCEASFKHEEQLLQHAQQNQHFSSQNGEYLCLAASHISRPCHMTFRTISAMITHFQDSHMSLVISERHVYKYRCKQCSLAFKTQEKLTTHMLYHTMRDATKCSICQRNFRSTQALQKHMEQAHSEDRAPSGRSSSPQMPTLSSEEAHKLPLEETHASEREVTGKNVSPLRLDSQQNKEVRLSTPSPMSVDSQAQQQYLATFAALLKQQQGNSETVGLHSEALSLSGEFSQHLQGLQNLHNLQNMQQQFGAVAAASGLPINPVDMLNLMQFHHLMSLNFMNLAPPLVFGGGAAGSNADPASSAQNNIITSSSIAASSGLADVQLTSGVNALPVDSSKATLAQPQHNVNSNNQLASNQKRARTRITDDQLKILRAHFDINNSPSEESIMEMSQKANLPMKVVKHWFRNTLFKERQRNKDSPYNFNNPPSTTLNLEEYERTGQAKVTPLNDASSVSLSAAMTTSTISSAPSTNTNLSSIETATTRVNTVGKSMQTAPVLFPATVPISTPVSRPESTNSSGNVSDYLSNNLFFGQHGGKEQGLLYPVEGQIKSEPQDDMIGSNDFAFQTKQHSNFSFIKQQHELLDPHEQSITTQDTDMSQDQSLLAGSSLSAHCQGQQQTNIFETKSESESSDVISRPPTPNSGAAGSLYGTMNDLINQQLENMGSNMGPPKKLQIVGKTYDKTSTPISSSISASTQFESNSSNSSSSSSSTSGGKRANRTRFTDYQIKVLQEFFENNSYPKDSDLEYLSKLLLLSPRVIVVWFQNARQKQRKIYENQPNNSLFENEETKKQNINYACKKCSLVFQRYYELIRHQKNHCFKEENNKKSAKAQIAAAQIAQNLSSEDSNSSMDIHHVGICPPGSTVVAQALATVGSAAPLAGQYAQQSFGALPSPQHLFIKSSSLTDFSPSTTPTPPQRERSNSLDQPQRSHKFDCDKCDMQFNQLEKLREHQLLHAMNPATNFSDAGQNSNSDGNFGPFGCILQSLQQAAAQQTQNQPPPTKKRKYSDSSSNADEMPNLSEPEAAHKKHEFLYNYYMQNETNTELKKQFLMRQQHKKAQQIQPQEQGNESDLEMEFLTNFYQQNEAKKVSNYDFLLQYYRTQEEASLKSKSKQQHLFSSSKKPTSEFLLQYYQLNESKKFFQLVASPQTTPDGPGYNPSSQMPKPTTDEVSNDIGERSLEQATETQKEEQGEIFSEDRPREENALSLGKSVMEKFSNNNININLVQADPTETNVNDDNQYLGSRSLQKEDKEKSQYFHNLEDFLDATMIENNSQTLTFNDDEKAGQKDESVHKAKEMEKRSSVSPVNVASKQNKRLRTTILPEQLNFLYECYQSESNPSRKMLEEISKKVNLKKRVVQVWFQNSRAKDKKSRNQRHYAHISDDNSYDGSSGKEVVSDLKTNGGPVEQDHESNLQDCQLCQVTQVNIRKHAFSVEHICKMKKLLEQTTELYAQSNGSGSDDNDSDREKRFYNLSKAFLFQHVVSNATSKANLTRGSGQDLEALPEENCMLNYDTASGDSKSHIQHSLPAEIVSEDVRKIAGNQELIQHLFNRNHITGKSFRRVKTFSFDLIC, encoded by the exons ATGTCCAGTTCTGATGTGGAAACTTTTAACGGCAAAATAGTTTACAATCTCGATGGCAGTGCATACATTATTGCCACAGACAATGCCAATGGAAGTGCATCGGGGTCTGCTAAAAGTTGTTATGCCTCAATTTCGACATCagtaaaaaaacttttgaagGTCAAAGATCGTGGACAGGAAGAAAACGAAAAGGAACACCAGCATCAATATCATCAAGATCAAAGCGAAACACAGGAGCAGGAACTAGCTGATGTGGACGCTGGTCCTGGTGTCGAAACCTTGGGAGGAGCTTCCTACAAATCGAGTCCAAAAATACATTCCTTTCGTGTTGTGTCCGCGCAAGATGCAAACTCTACTTGCCAGGATCAAATCAGAgcatttaaaatccaaaaaccaattttaatGTGCTTTATTTGCAAGTTGTCCTTTGGCAACGTTAAGTCCTTTAGCTTGCATGCGAACAGTGAACACAGACTCAACCTGGAAGAGCTGGACCAGCAGCTACTTAATCGCGAGTACTCGAGTGCCATTATTCAGCGAAATATGGATGAAAAGCCGCAGATATCCTTTCTACAGCCCTTGGATAACAATGCTGCCTGTGCTACCAGCGATGACACCGATAAGGTTCAAATAGCCCCTGAGGGAAGTTGCCCCACTCTTACTCCATCTCCGCATCCAGTTCTCGGTAATGAGGATGAGGTGGAGCTAGAGAACAAGCAGGAGGCTGAGCAGCTCCGGGTTCTAGACCAGGGCCCGGAGCAAGACCCTGAAACTGATCAGGAATCTAGTAGTAGTAAAATGGCGGCACCTAGTGCATATCTCCCATTATCATCGCCTAAAGTAGCAGTAAAACCTACTGTGAAATGTGGTTCCTTAAACTCAGCAACAGCAAAGACTAATAACCTATCAAAAGTATCCTCAACCAGTTCATCTACGTCGGCATACACATCCGGAGAGTTCTCATTACCCAGTACTGATAATATAAGTATCAATAAGTCAACCAATTGTAACCAAGGAGCAGAGCCGCCGTCTTCCTCTTCTTTGGAGGTcgaaatgaaaatgggctCTATGTCTGCATCACCTCAAACAAACGAATCGGATGTCCCCTGCTCAGATCTTATGCAGCTGCAGCATGTGGCGGCTGGTGGCACATACCCTCCTCAAGTCAATTCATTCCACGCATCCTTAGCAGCGCTGGCCGCCAATGAATCGAATGACAGTCGGGTTAAGCTGATCACAGAGTTCCTCcaacagcagctgcagcaacatcagcagcaaagTTCCTTATTTCCCAGCCATTGTCCCGATCATCCAGACCTAATTGGTGTAGACTGCAAAACCTGCGAACTTCTTGACATCCATCAGCGGTCAAGGTCGCCGCCCTCATCGCACCAGCATCTCCCACAATCTCTACCCCAGCTTCATGTTCAGTCTCAGCCCCTGCAGATCCCACATCGTTCTCCGTGCAGCAACAGTGTTGGCCTGCCCATATCACCTAGTGCGTCCTCGGTAACCAGCGCTGGAAACGCTTCGAGCGCCACTTCCAGCTTTACAATCGGCGCCTGTTCCGAGCACATCAATGGTCGTCCCCAAGGAGTGGACTGTGCACG TTGTGAATTGCTTTTAAACTCGGCTCGATTAAACAGCGGAGTGCAAATGTCCACCCGCAACTCCTGCAAGACTCTTAAATGTCCGCAATGCAATTGGCATTATAAATACCAGGAGACACTGGAGATCCACATGAGGGAGAAGCATCCTGATGGGGAGAGTGCCTGCGGTTATTGCCTAGCAG GACAGCAGCATCCTCGGCTGGCACGGGGAGAATCCTACTCCTGCGGTTATAAGCCGTATCGCTGTGAAATCTgtaactactccacgaccacTAAGGGAAACCTTTCCATTCATATGCAATCGGATAAGCATCTGAACAATATGCAGGAGCTAAACAGTTCTCAAAATATTGTggcggctgcggctgctgccgccgcGACTAGCAAACTGTTGCTATCCAGCTCTTCGCCCCAAGGATCTTCTGCAGTTACATCCGGCAGTGTACCCAGCGGTGCCAGTGGCAGCGCTTCTAGCGGTGGATCAAACAACGTAAGCGGAAACGCATCACTGGGAACAAACACACAGACCACCGGCACAGGAGCAAGTAATTCTAATGCCAATACCGGGAGCAATGCTAGCAGCTCCAAGCCAAAGCCCTCGTTTCGGTGCGACATCTGCAGTTACGAAACTTCAGTGGCCCGCAACTTACGCATTCACATGACCAGCGAGAAACACACCCACAACATGGCTGTGCTGCAAAACAACATCAAGCACATTCAGGCGTTCAACTTcttgcagcaacagcaacagggTGCCGCTGGCAACGTTCAAGGACAAAGCTCTGGTGGTTTTATGCCCGAGGTTGCGTTGGCCGATCTCGCATATAACCAAGCGCTTATGATCCAGCTCCttcaccaacaacaacaacatcagcagtCAACTAATTCCAAATTGTCACCCTCATGTTCGCCTGTAAGCACTCCGGATCAGTTTTGCTTCTCTCCCAAGCCAATAAAGATTGGTCACGGAGCAGGAGTAGGCATGGCCCTCGGAATGCCAATTGGAATAAGCCAATGTAATGAAGGACCCGGAGACCTGGCTGGTGATCCACATCCGCTGACCAAAACTGATAAGTGGCCCACGGCTTTCTATAGCTGTCTAATCTGCGACTGCTTCAGTACGAACAACTTAGACGATCTTAACCAACATTTACTCGTAGACAGATCTCGGCAATCCTCTAGCGCCTCATCCGAAATAATGGTTATTCACAATAACAACTATATATGTAGGCTATGCAATTACAAGACGAATCTCAAGGCCAATTTCCAACTGCACAGCAAGACAGACAAGCACTTGCAGAAGCTCAACTTTATCAACCACATCAGGGAGGGTGGATCGCGTAATGAGTATAAGATGCAGTATCAACAACAGCTGGCCACAAATGTGGTGCAAGTGAAGTGCAACTGCTGCGACTTCCATACAAATTCTATTCAGAAGCTGTCCTTGCACACACAGCAGATGCGTCACGACACGATGCGAATGATATTCCAGCACCTTCTGTATATTGTTCAGCAAAGTCAAATGCACAAGAAGTCCCTAGGTACGTTGGAAGATGATCCTCAATGCTCTTGTCCGGACGAAGATCAACAATCGCAATCGACCAAAAAATTGCTTCTTTGCCAGCTGTGCAACTTTACCGCTAAGAACCTGCATGAAATGGTTCAGCATATAAAGGGTATGCGGCATATGCAGATCGAACAATTTATTTGCCTGCAGCGACGAAGTGAAAACCAGGAAATACCCGCACTAAACGAGGTGTTTAGAGTGACGGAGTGGACCATGGACAACGAAG ATGTTACATTCGAGACTGGTTTTAACATGTCGACTACTGTGACCAACGAAGCCACTCCGGATACCAGCTATGCTGCGGCGTCATCTGCGGCATGCGTCTCTGCAGTTCCTGATGTCAGTATATTTTCACCGAGTTCTCCCTCCAGTTGCGCGACACCGGGTGTCAAGTCTTTGGGTCACCATGCATCTCCAGGCCTAAATAACTTTGTTTCGGGTACCCCTGTTCCAACTACAGTATTCAAGTGCAATCTCTGCGAATACTTCGTTCAATCAAAAACCGACATGGCGTCTCATATTGAGACTGATCACCCATCTGCTGAGAGTGATGACTTTATAAGTATACCAACCAACACGGCCGCTCTGCAGGCTTTCCAAACAGCTGTTGCAGCAGCTGCTTTGGCTGCGGTGCAACATCGGTGTGCCGCTATTAATGCTCCGACACAGGAGAGCGGTCAAGCAGACAAGGACTTGGTCGCGAATGACAGTGACGGCCCAATAGCTATTAAACGGGAGCGTCTTGAAGAAGAGGATGATCCCATGACAGGTATAGAGGATACCAAAGAGGTTACCCACCAGGCAACATCTTCTTCAACTTCAGAGTCGCCAAAAGTCCTGGAAACTCAAGTCGGGGTACAGTGTCCCCTGTGCCTAGAAAACCATTTTCGGGAAAAGATATACCTAGAGGCCCATTTGACAAACGTTCACAGCGTTACCAAAGATGGTCTTTCTCGGCTCTTGCTGCTAGTGGATCAGAAAGCCTGGACAAATGAAAGCGAGATCACTGATGTACCAAGCATAGCACCTCAAGCTCCTTACCCTAATACCGAGAAGGAAGAGGCAGCACCGTCACCTAGTGAGAGCCCCTCCAGTGCCAACGCAATTAAGTGCACTACAGCAAATAACTCAAGCCTTCCAGTGGGAATGCAAGGACTTTCCTGCCAGCAGTGTGAGGCAAGCTTTAAGCACGAGGAACAGCTGCTTCAGCATGCGCAACAGAACCAACATTTCTCTTCACAAAATGGAGAGTATTTGTGTCTTGCAGCAAGCCACATAAGTCGTCCGTGTCATATGACTTTTAGAACCATCTCAGCTATGATCACCCACTTCCAAGACTCACACATGAGCCTAGTTATCTCCGAGCGCCATGTCTATAAGTATCGATGCAAACAGTGTTCATTGGCGTTCAAAACTCAAGAAAAGCTTACCACGCACATGCTCTACCACACAATGCGGGATGCCACAAAATGCTCTATTTGTCAACGCAACTTTCGCAGTACGCAGGCGCTTCAGAAGCACATGGAACAGGCGCACTCAGAAGATAGAGCTCCATCAGGCAGGTCAAGCAGTCCACAGATGCCAACATTGAGTTCTGAGGAAGCACACAAGCTTCCTCTAGAGGAGACACATGCGTCAGAAAGag AAGTTACCGGTAAAAATGTGTCACCGCTTCGATTGGACTCGCAACAGAACAAGGAAGTAAGGCTTTCAACACCTAGCCCAATGTCTGTGGATTCTCAGGCCCAACAGCAATACCTGGCTACCTTTGCAGCTCTGCTCAAGCAGCAGCAGGGTAACTCAGAAACTGTTGGCCTCCATTCCGAAGCGTTGTCCCTATCTGGAGAGTTTTCCCAACATCTGCAG ggTCTGCAAAATCTGCACAACCTTCAGAATATGCAACAGCAGTTCGGCGCCGTTGCTGCTGCATCGGGACTACCGATAAATCCGGTAGATATGCTTAATCTAATGCAATTTCATCACCTGATGTCCCTGAACTTCATGAACCTGGCTCCCCCTTTGGTATTCGGTGGCGGTGCCGCCGGAAGCAATGCAGATCCCGCGTCATCAGCCCAAAATAACATCATTACCTCGTCCTCCATAGCAGCTTCTTCAGGGCTTGCTGATGTTCAGCTCACCAGTGGGGTAAACGCTTTGCCGGTAGACTCTTCTAAAGCTACTTTAGCTCAACCTCAGCACAACGTCAACTCGAACAATCAG cTGGCCAGCAACCAAAAGCGAGCACGCACGCGAATCACAGATGATCAGTTAAAGATTTTACGAGCACATTTCGACATAAATAACTCCCCCAGCGAAGAGAGCATTATGGAAATGTCACAGAAAGCAAATCTACCAATGAAA GTGGTTAAACACTGGTTCCGAAACACGCTGTTTAAGGAAAGACAACGCAATAAAGACTCTCcctacaattttaataatccACCGTCGACTACTCTTAATTTGGAAGAGTATGAACGTACAGGTCAGGCCAAAGTTACACCTTTAAATGATGCCAGTAGCGTCTCATTATCAGCGGCAATGACCACATCAACGATTTCATCGGCACCATCTACAAACACCAATTTAAGTTCTATAGAAACGGCAACTACAAGAGTAAACACTGTTGGAAAATCAATGCAAACAGCGCCTGTCTTATTCCCTGCTACCGTCCCAATCTCAACACCTGTATCTCGCCCAGAATCAACAAACTCGAGCGGCAATGTATCCGATTATTTAAGTAACAACTTGTTTTTTGGACAGCACGGGGGCAAGGAGCAGGGACTGCTATATCCTGTGGAAGGACAAATAAAGTCAGAGCCTCAGGACGATATGATTGGCTCAAATGATTTTGCATTCCAGACAAAGCAGCACTCAAACTTTAGCTTTATAAAGCAGCAACACGAACTTTTGGATCCCCATGAACAATCCATTACGACTCAAGACACGGATATGTCGCAGGACCAATCCTTACTTGCCGGCTCTTCGCTTTCGGCTCACTGTCAAGGTCAAcagcaaacaaatatttttgaaacaaaatCGGAAAGTGAAAGCTCCGACGTAATATCGCGCCCTCCTACTCCAAACAGTGGAGCTGCAGGAAGTCTTTACGGCACCATGAATGATttaataaatcagcaattggAAAACATGGGCAGTAACATGGGGCCACCAAAAAAGCTCCAGATTGTTGGAAAAACATATGACAAGACTTCAACGCCAATTTCAAGCTCGATCAGTGCTAGCACCCAGTTTGAAAGTAACTCTTCGAACTCGTCAAGTTCCTCATCATCGACATCGGGTGGAAAGCGGGCTAATCGCACACGTTTCACAGACTATCAAATAAAGGTTTTACAGGAGTTTTTCGAGAATAATTCATACCCAAAAGACAGTGATCTCGAGTATTTAAGTAAGCTTTTGTTGCTCTCTCCTCGAGTTATAGTAGTTTGGTTTCAAAATGCCAGACAAAAGCAGCGTAAGATTTACGAAAACCAGCCGAACAATTCGTTGTTTGAAAATGAGGagacaaaaaaacaaaacattaactATGCGTGCAAAAAGTGTAGTTTGGTGTTTCAACGTTACTACGAGTTAATACGTCATCAGAAAAATCACTGCTTTAAGGAGGAGAATAACAAAAAGTCAGCTAAGGCTCAAATCGCTGCTGCTCAAATAGCACAGAATTTAAGCTCAGAAGATTCAAATTCCTCCATGGATATACACCATGTTGGCATATGTCCACCAGGATCAACAGTAGTTGCTCAAGCCTTGGCAACGGTTGGTTCTGCAGCTCCATTGGCGGGACAGTACGCACAGCAATCATTTGGCGCTTTACCCTCACCACAGCATTTATTCATCAAATCTTCTTCTCTAACTGACTTCAGCCCATCCACGACCCCCACGCCCCCCCAACGAGAACGCAGCAACAGTTTGGACCAACCACAACGGTCTCACAAGTTTGACTGTGATAAATGCGACATGCAATTTAACCAATTGGAGAAATTGCGAGAGCATCAACTATTGCACGCAATGAATCCAGCAACAAATTTTTCAGACGCAGGACAGAACTCTAATTCTGATGGAAACTTCGGTCCGTTCGGCTGCATACTGCAAAGCTTACAACAAGCAGCAGCTCAACAGACACAGAACCAACCACCACCAACAAAAAAACGGAAATACTCGGATAGCTCTTCAAATGCAGATGAAATGCCGAATTTATCGGAACCTGAGGCTGCACATAAGAAACATGAATTcctttataattattatatgcAAAATGAAACGAACACAGAACTGAAAAAACAGTTTCTTATGCGACAACAACATAAGAAAGCACAGCAGATTCAACCTCAAGAACAAGGAAATGAGTCTGATTTGGAAATGGAATTCTTGACTAATTTTTATCAGCAGAACGAAGCGAAGAAGGTTAGTAATTACGACTTTTTACTGCAGTACTATCGGACACAGGAAGAGGCATCCCTGAAGTCAAAATCAAAGCAACAGCACCTCTTTAGCTCCAGTAAAAAGCCAACTAGCGAGTTTCTATTGCAGTACTATCAACTGAACGAgtcaaaaaagttttttcaGTTAGTTGCCTCGCCCCAAACAACGCCTGATGGCCCAGGCTACAACCCGTCATCGCAGATGCCAAAACCCACGACAGATGAAGTTAGTAATGACATCGGCGAAAGATCATTGGAGCAGGCAACAGAAACACAAAAAGAAGAACAAGGAGAAATATTCAGCGAAGACAGGCCACGCGAGGAAAATGCTTTATCCTTAGGCAAAAGTGTAATGGAAAagtttagcaacaacaacattaaCATTAACTTAGTTCAAGCTGACCCAACCGAGACGAACG TCAATGATGATAACCAATATTTGGGCTCAAGATCGTTACAAAAAGAAGACAAGGAAAAGTCACAGTATTTTCATAATCTTGAAGACTTCCTGGATGCCACCATGATAGAGAACAACTCCCAGACCTTGACTTTTAATGATGATGAGAAAGCTGGCCAAAAGGACGAATCGGTTCACAAAGCCAAAGAGATGGAAAAACGGTCTTCTGTGTCTCCGGTTAATGTTGCATCCAAACAAAACAAGCGGCTACGTACAACCATACTTCCGGAGCAACTGAACTTTTTGTATGAATGCTATCAATCCGAGTCAAATCCAAGCCGAAAAATGCTTGAAGAGATATCTAAGAAAGTAAATCTGAAGAAACGTGTAGTGCAA GTCTGGTTTCAAAACTCTCGGGCCAAAGATAAAAAATCCCGCAATCAGCGACATTACGCACACATATCTGATGATAACAGCTATGATGGCTCCAGTGGCAAGGAAGTTGTCAGCGACCTAAAAACTAATGGCGGACCCGTGGAACAGGACCACGAATCAAACCTACAGGACTGTCAGCTATGCCAAGTCACCCAAGTCAACATCCGAAAGCATGCTTTTAGCGTAGAGCATATCTGCAAAATGAAGAAGCTGCTCGAACAAACCACCGAGCTTTATGCCCAGAGCAACGGAAGCGGCAGTGATGACAACGATTCCGACAGGGAAAAAAGATTTTACAACTTATCAAAGGCTTTTCTGTTTCAACACGTTGTTTCGAATGCGACAAGCAAAGCTAATCTTACACGAGGCTCTGGACAAGATTTGGAAGCTCTACCCGAAGAGAACTGTATGCTTAACTATGACACAGCTAGTGGTGATTCGAAGAGTCATATTCAACATTCTTTACCTGCCGAAATCGTCTCTGAAGATGTGCGAAAAATCGCTGGTAATCAGGAACTTATCCAGCATCTATTTAACCGAAACCATATCACCGGTAAGAGTTTCCGGAGGGTAAAAACTTTTAGTTTTGATCTTATCTGTTGA